A genomic segment from Kyrpidia tusciae DSM 2912 encodes:
- the glmS gene encoding glutamine--fructose-6-phosphate transaminase (isomerizing): protein MCGIVGYIGERQAQQVLLHGLEKLEYRGYDSAGIAVFDGQAIRVKKKLGRLANLENTLNGHGLPGVLGIGHTRWATHGRPSDANAHPHGDCTGRFVVAHNGIIENYLRLRQELIQAGHQFRSETDTEVVAHLVESLYDGDLLRTVFKVAAKLRGAYALVVMSAEEPGRLVAVRKHSPLVVGLGDEENFVASDIPALLNYTRNVYVLEEGEVADITAKAVHCYRLDGTPVSKEVLTVTWDVDAAEKGGYEHFMLKEIYEQPKAVADTLTGRLSDDNRAVLPELHWTLGMARGIDRIHIVACGTAYHAGMVGRQILERLTRIPVEVEVASEYRYRDPIYTDHTLVLVISQSGETADTLAALREARARGARVVAVTNVVGSSVAREADDVIITWAGPEIAVASTKAYTTQLVALYLFACYLAQIRGAADPATIEEVLAGLRDLPDAVSKVLDTAPAMKAFAQQFAWKESAFFIGRGLDYVAALEGALKLKEISYIHAEAYAAGELKHGTLALIAEGVPVIALATQDHLYEKTVSNIKEVKARDAHVLALTWTGDEEMASVADEVLYLPRVSPWLAPAVVAVPLQLLAYFAAVERGNDVDKPRNLAKSVTVE from the coding sequence GTGTGTGGGATTGTCGGATATATCGGGGAACGGCAGGCACAGCAGGTGTTGTTGCACGGATTGGAGAAATTGGAATATCGAGGCTATGATTCGGCGGGCATCGCCGTATTTGACGGCCAAGCTATCCGGGTGAAAAAGAAGCTGGGGCGGTTGGCCAATTTGGAGAACACGTTAAACGGTCACGGGTTGCCCGGGGTTTTGGGCATCGGTCATACGCGGTGGGCGACCCACGGAAGGCCATCGGACGCCAATGCCCATCCCCACGGTGACTGCACCGGCCGGTTCGTCGTGGCGCACAACGGGATTATTGAAAATTACCTGCGCCTGCGGCAGGAGCTGATACAGGCCGGCCACCAGTTTCGCTCAGAGACGGATACGGAAGTGGTGGCGCACCTGGTTGAATCCTTGTACGATGGGGATTTGTTGCGGACGGTGTTCAAGGTTGCCGCGAAGCTGCGAGGGGCCTACGCCCTGGTCGTGATGAGCGCCGAAGAGCCGGGCAGGCTGGTGGCGGTCCGTAAACACAGTCCCTTGGTCGTGGGCCTCGGAGATGAAGAGAATTTTGTCGCATCGGACATTCCCGCCCTTCTCAATTACACCCGCAATGTGTATGTGCTCGAAGAAGGAGAAGTGGCGGACATCACTGCAAAGGCGGTGCACTGTTATCGATTGGACGGCACCCCGGTCAGCAAAGAAGTTCTGACAGTGACCTGGGACGTCGATGCGGCAGAAAAAGGCGGATACGAGCATTTTATGCTCAAAGAGATCTATGAGCAGCCAAAGGCAGTGGCGGACACCCTGACGGGTCGTCTATCCGACGACAACCGGGCCGTTTTGCCGGAACTCCACTGGACCCTGGGGATGGCACGCGGAATAGACCGCATTCATATCGTGGCCTGCGGAACCGCCTATCACGCGGGGATGGTGGGAAGGCAGATCCTGGAACGCCTGACCCGCATTCCCGTGGAAGTCGAGGTGGCTTCTGAATACCGGTACCGGGATCCCATCTATACGGATCACACCTTGGTGCTGGTCATCAGCCAGTCCGGGGAAACGGCAGATACGTTGGCGGCCCTGCGGGAGGCCAGGGCCCGGGGTGCCAGGGTGGTGGCCGTGACAAATGTGGTGGGGAGTTCCGTGGCCCGGGAAGCGGATGATGTCATCATCACCTGGGCCGGGCCAGAGATTGCCGTGGCGTCGACCAAAGCTTACACCACCCAGTTGGTGGCACTGTATCTGTTTGCATGTTATCTGGCCCAGATTCGGGGCGCGGCCGATCCCGCGACGATCGAGGAAGTGTTGGCGGGTCTTCGGGATCTCCCGGATGCTGTGTCCAAGGTGCTGGACACGGCCCCGGCGATGAAAGCTTTTGCTCAGCAGTTTGCCTGGAAGGAGAGCGCGTTTTTCATCGGCCGAGGTCTCGACTACGTGGCCGCCCTGGAAGGGGCGCTCAAGCTCAAAGAGATCTCGTATATTCACGCCGAAGCTTACGCGGCCGGTGAATTGAAGCACGGCACCCTGGCGCTGATCGCCGAAGGGGTGCCGGTGATCGCCCTGGCCACCCAGGATCACCTGTACGAGAAGACGGTGAGCAATATCAAGGAGGTCAAGGCCAGGGATGCCCACGTGCTGGCCCTGACCTGGACGGGGGACGAGGAGATGGCCTCGGTGGCTGACGAGGTGCTCTACCTGCCCCGGGTCAGTCCGTGGCTGGCTCCGGCGGTGGTGGCGGTACCGCTGCAGTTGCTCGCCTACTTTGCGGCTGTTGAGCGAGGGAACGACGTCGACAAACCCCGCAACCTCGCCAAGAGCGTGACGGTGGAATAA
- a CDS encoding AzlC family ABC transporter permease, protein MTHSPIQRALRDALPVVTAYFPIAMTFGALAVNQGVPGWIALLISAWVYAGGAQFMLLSLALSGSPVVATVLAILLVNARHVLYGTALGPAFLHWSAKARWLSAFGLTDEVFALTGSRVRESPHEPGPHLALVFTCYLSWVAGTAAGALIGGMIPAHVSEALRFALPALFLALLFLSRPSGAHLVSAGMGALVATAAGLHQSSTLGIALGAVMGATTGAGVQAAADRRRVVDAPRPRR, encoded by the coding sequence ATGACCCATTCGCCGATTCAAAGGGCTCTGCGCGACGCCCTGCCCGTGGTCACGGCGTACTTTCCCATCGCCATGACTTTCGGTGCCCTCGCCGTCAACCAAGGGGTACCGGGCTGGATCGCCCTACTCATCTCGGCCTGGGTATACGCCGGGGGCGCTCAGTTCATGCTGTTGAGTCTGGCATTATCGGGCAGCCCGGTCGTTGCCACGGTCCTGGCCATCCTGCTGGTGAATGCCCGACACGTTTTGTACGGGACCGCTTTGGGGCCGGCGTTCCTCCACTGGTCCGCGAAGGCGAGATGGCTTTCGGCCTTCGGACTCACCGACGAGGTCTTTGCCCTCACCGGGTCCCGGGTGCGGGAGAGCCCCCACGAGCCCGGCCCACACCTCGCGCTGGTGTTCACCTGCTACTTATCCTGGGTGGCAGGGACAGCCGCCGGTGCGTTGATCGGCGGGATGATTCCAGCTCACGTCTCCGAGGCTTTGAGGTTCGCCCTACCCGCTCTCTTTCTCGCACTGCTGTTTCTCAGCCGGCCATCCGGCGCCCACCTCGTATCCGCTGGAATGGGGGCATTGGTCGCTACGGCAGCCGGTCTGCACCAATCGTCCACTCTGGGCATCGCTCTCGGAGCAGTGATGGGCGCCACCACGGGCGCCGGTGTGCAGGCTGCCGCAGACCGGCGTCGAGTTGTCGACGCACCGCGACCACGGCGATAA
- a CDS encoding AzlD domain-containing protein, whose translation MSSLVVETLLIGLGTYLLRALSLALGGRAPWPDGVRRWLSFVTPGVLGALLGPVLFLSGDGRVALDLENPALIAAVPTALFAWWSRRLFPTVVLGVLCYTAAMYWL comes from the coding sequence TTGTCCTCTCTGGTGGTTGAAACTCTGCTCATCGGTCTGGGAACCTATCTTCTCCGGGCCCTGTCCCTGGCGTTGGGCGGACGGGCCCCTTGGCCCGACGGCGTCCGGCGATGGCTGTCTTTTGTCACCCCCGGAGTCTTGGGAGCGCTTCTCGGGCCCGTCCTCTTTCTTTCTGGCGATGGCAGAGTGGCGCTAGATCTTGAGAACCCAGCTTTAATCGCCGCCGTCCCCACCGCCTTGTTCGCTTGGTGGTCCCGGCGTCTGTTCCCCACGGTTGTCCTTGGCGTTCTGTGCTATACCGCAGCGATGTATTGGTTATGA
- a CDS encoding helix-turn-helix domain-containing protein — translation MLEPVDFSRRIGQILRSLRRDRGWTLDKMAAVTGVSKPMLGQIERGESNPTVVTLWKIATGLGVPFSTFLRDPDDPRVAIVPQSRQPGVKDDDGGYVVRSLVTAADPQPAELFHVFLAPGCTHRASAHGAGVTELIWVHKGRLDLEVGGEVYSLDEGDAARFVAHLDHRYKNPGTEDCSCLILLLYPHLPGVSWP, via the coding sequence ATGTTGGAGCCGGTTGATTTCTCTCGGCGGATCGGGCAGATCCTTCGGTCCCTGCGCAGGGACCGGGGGTGGACCCTGGACAAGATGGCGGCGGTCACCGGAGTCAGTAAACCCATGCTCGGGCAAATTGAGCGGGGAGAGTCGAATCCCACCGTGGTGACCCTGTGGAAGATCGCCACCGGGCTGGGGGTTCCGTTTTCGACCTTTCTTCGGGATCCAGATGACCCTCGGGTGGCCATCGTCCCGCAGTCCCGGCAGCCGGGAGTGAAGGACGACGACGGCGGGTACGTAGTCCGCAGTCTCGTCACCGCCGCTGATCCCCAGCCCGCCGAGCTATTTCATGTTTTCTTAGCGCCGGGCTGCACTCACCGGGCTTCCGCCCATGGAGCCGGAGTCACAGAACTCATCTGGGTACACAAGGGCCGGTTGGATCTGGAAGTCGGAGGGGAGGTCTACTCCTTGGATGAAGGAGATGCGGCCCGGTTCGTTGCCCATCTCGACCATCGATATAAAAACCCCGGGACGGAAGACTGCTCTTGTCTCATTCTTTTGCTCTACCCGCATCTGCCCGGTGTTTCGTGGCCATAA
- a CDS encoding Hsp20/alpha crystallin family protein, which yields MRYLPDWFRKDRDLNSLFTLPASFPAFFDRSFAVDVKDKGDHLEVEAELPGLKRDQIEVEVTESGVAIAVKVEEETEEKNEKYYRRERSYGKTERFIAFPVEVDIDEGKATYRDGVLRLTFPKTHKEGERGKKLDIE from the coding sequence ATGCGTTACTTGCCCGATTGGTTTCGCAAGGATCGCGACTTGAACAGCCTGTTTACCCTGCCCGCTTCGTTTCCGGCATTTTTTGATCGTTCCTTTGCGGTGGATGTGAAGGATAAAGGGGACCATTTGGAGGTGGAGGCGGAACTCCCGGGATTGAAACGGGACCAGATCGAGGTGGAGGTCACGGAATCGGGAGTGGCCATCGCCGTGAAAGTCGAAGAGGAAACTGAGGAAAAGAACGAAAAGTATTATCGTCGGGAGCGCTCCTACGGCAAGACCGAGCGGTTTATCGCTTTCCCCGTCGAGGTGGACATCGACGAAGGCAAGGCTACCTATCGGGATGGCGTCCTGCGCCTGACCTTCCCGAAGACGCATAAAGAAGGGGAGCGCGGGAAAAAGCTCGATATTGAATAA
- a CDS encoding IS110 family RNA-guided transposase yields the protein MDVVYDRCCGLDVHKKMVVACVLTPETKEIRTFSTMTDDLLEMVDWLGKHGCTHVAMESTASFWKPIYNLLESAEFNVLVVNAKHMKNVPGRKTDVKDAEWIAGLLRHGLLQASYIPNREQRELRELIRYRRSLIEERAREVNRIQKVLEGANIKLSSVASDTLGKSGRAILEAMIDGEKNPEVLSELAKGRMKTKKPELQKALNGLMGEHQRMMLAAQLRHIDYLDEEIARLDEEVKRRMLPFEEDLELIDTIPGVGRRTAEQILAEIGTDMAQFPSAAHLCSWAGLAPGNNESAGKRKSGKTRKGNQKLRAALVEAARAAARTKNTYLSTQYHRIAARRGKNRAAVAVAHSILTIVYHMLQRRHPYIELGPTYYEERRKDAVIKQAIRKLQSLGMEVSVKPVA from the coding sequence ATGGATGTCGTGTACGACCGTTGCTGCGGCCTCGATGTTCACAAGAAGATGGTTGTTGCTTGTGTGCTGACGCCCGAAACCAAAGAGATTCGTACCTTTTCTACGATGACCGACGATCTTTTGGAGATGGTCGATTGGCTCGGGAAGCACGGATGTACCCATGTTGCAATGGAAAGCACCGCTTCGTTCTGGAAGCCGATCTATAACCTTCTGGAATCAGCGGAGTTCAACGTGCTCGTGGTGAATGCCAAGCATATGAAGAATGTTCCGGGCCGTAAGACCGATGTGAAGGATGCAGAGTGGATCGCCGGATTACTCCGCCATGGGCTGCTGCAAGCCAGTTACATCCCTAACCGTGAACAACGGGAGTTGAGGGAACTCATTCGTTACCGCCGGAGCCTAATTGAAGAGCGAGCCAGGGAAGTAAACCGGATTCAAAAGGTACTTGAAGGCGCCAATATTAAATTGTCCTCAGTAGCCAGTGACACGCTTGGCAAGTCCGGGCGGGCGATACTGGAGGCAATGATCGATGGAGAGAAGAATCCGGAGGTATTGTCCGAGTTGGCCAAGGGTCGGATGAAGACGAAGAAGCCAGAACTACAAAAGGCGCTGAACGGGCTGATGGGGGAACACCAACGAATGATGTTAGCCGCCCAACTGCGCCACATCGATTATCTGGATGAAGAAATTGCCCGGCTCGACGAAGAGGTCAAGAGGCGTATGCTCCCTTTTGAGGAGGACCTGGAGTTAATAGACACAATCCCCGGTGTCGGTCGACGGACAGCGGAGCAGATTCTCGCTGAAATCGGGACGGACATGGCTCAATTTCCGTCTGCGGCCCATCTGTGTTCATGGGCAGGATTGGCTCCAGGGAACAACGAGAGTGCGGGGAAACGAAAGTCGGGGAAAACGCGTAAAGGGAACCAAAAGCTCCGAGCAGCGCTTGTGGAAGCAGCACGTGCGGCGGCGAGAACCAAGAACACATACCTGTCTACACAATATCATCGAATTGCAGCTCGACGAGGAAAAAATCGTGCAGCAGTCGCAGTGGCCCATAGCATCCTAACGATCGTGTATCACATGTTACAACGGCGGCATCCTTATATCGAACTCGGTCCAACATATTACGAGGAACGTAGAAAAGATGCAGTTATAAAACAGGCCATCCGAAAGTTGCAATCACTCGGTATGGAAGTATCCGTAAAACCGGTGGCCTAA
- a CDS encoding LCP family protein has product MKKSRMFWLSLAVVFALGGTFGLGYWQGVRSAQGDLRAQSPGEGSPAVAAAAAPMHVLLIGYDARPGQNYGNTDTLIVASFDPQVGRLAMLSVPRDTRVAIPGHGYDKINAAMMIGGVKLTEQMVSSLVGVPLDHYVRVNFEQFKGVIDALGGVTVNVDKNMYYVTGDAQDGVINLHKGVQHLNGDQALQFVRYRQDPLGDITRTQRQQELLKALADQALQPSTIVKLPVVIPRVMQAVDTDFSLLEVLKLARMAGGMSGQQVIGETLPGQFLNLNGVSYWQVDPGQAKQVMAELDEGKRVSQVVESPGGGSGSSTTDGSSAPGGGTGGSPGTDGSSGASGSTSASGSSSGGSQTPTATVLGQNVHVRSGPGTNYRIIGSVAGGETVTLIQQSGDWWLVRTPDGMKGYMSAAWLRVD; this is encoded by the coding sequence ATGAAGAAAAGCAGAATGTTTTGGCTGTCCCTGGCGGTGGTTTTCGCCCTCGGTGGCACTTTTGGGTTGGGGTATTGGCAAGGGGTGCGCAGTGCCCAGGGGGATCTCCGGGCGCAAAGCCCCGGAGAAGGATCGCCCGCCGTGGCGGCGGCCGCAGCGCCCATGCATGTACTGCTCATCGGATACGATGCCCGGCCGGGGCAGAATTATGGGAACACGGATACGTTGATTGTGGCCAGTTTTGACCCCCAGGTGGGGCGCCTGGCGATGCTTTCGGTACCCCGGGACACCCGGGTGGCGATTCCCGGGCACGGGTATGACAAAATCAACGCGGCCATGATGATCGGTGGCGTGAAATTGACGGAGCAGATGGTGAGTTCCCTGGTCGGCGTTCCTCTCGACCATTATGTGCGGGTGAATTTTGAACAGTTTAAAGGTGTAATCGATGCTCTGGGCGGGGTGACCGTGAATGTCGACAAGAATATGTATTATGTCACCGGAGACGCCCAGGATGGGGTGATCAACCTGCACAAAGGGGTCCAACATTTAAACGGGGATCAAGCCCTGCAGTTCGTTCGCTATCGTCAGGATCCCCTGGGGGACATCACCCGGACCCAGAGGCAGCAGGAACTCCTCAAAGCCCTGGCCGATCAAGCTCTGCAGCCGTCCACCATCGTTAAGCTTCCGGTGGTGATCCCCCGGGTGATGCAGGCGGTGGACACCGATTTCTCGCTGTTGGAGGTGCTCAAGTTGGCACGGATGGCCGGTGGCATGAGCGGGCAGCAGGTGATCGGTGAAACGCTTCCGGGCCAGTTTTTGAACCTGAATGGCGTGAGTTATTGGCAGGTCGACCCTGGGCAGGCCAAGCAGGTGATGGCTGAACTCGATGAAGGGAAACGGGTGAGCCAGGTCGTGGAAAGCCCCGGAGGAGGAAGCGGCTCTTCGACAACCGACGGTTCATCGGCCCCAGGCGGTGGAACCGGCGGTTCGCCGGGAACGGACGGCTCTTCGGGAGCTTCGGGTTCCACCTCCGCCAGTGGGTCGAGTTCCGGGGGAAGCCAGACACCCACTGCGACGGTGTTGGGGCAAAATGTTCACGTCCGCAGTGGGCCGGGCACCAACTATCGAATCATCGGGTCGGTAGCCGGCGGGGAGACGGTGACCCTGATCCAGCAGAGTGGCGACTGGTGGCTGGTGAGGACGCCGGATGGGATGAAGGGGTACATGTCGGCGGCATGGCTGCGGGTCGACTAG
- a CDS encoding YwiC-like family protein, whose protein sequence is MKWVIPREHGAWMMWIGPLVIGIAATPWNPLQILLAGASLFAFMTAEPFLQGLRQPGRRGYWWRWAAGYGVVAAAFGVPLLVAEPRLGFVALGAGVSLAANSAFALVRQDRHLLNDFFAMAGLALTGIAAYLVGRGSVDVRGWIFWALCVVYFFGTALYVKSLIRERRNRRLKWAANAYSTMLVFAALALGWTAAVACLPAAVRGWAIAQDRPPQVKTIGILEIGVSVWFVIWMTVWLRNFGGV, encoded by the coding sequence ATGAAATGGGTCATTCCTCGGGAACACGGGGCGTGGATGATGTGGATCGGACCCCTAGTGATCGGGATTGCCGCGACGCCGTGGAACCCGCTCCAGATCCTGCTCGCCGGTGCCAGTTTGTTCGCGTTTATGACGGCGGAGCCATTCCTCCAGGGGCTACGCCAGCCCGGGCGTCGGGGCTACTGGTGGCGATGGGCTGCGGGGTATGGAGTGGTGGCCGCCGCCTTCGGCGTCCCGCTTTTGGTGGCGGAACCGCGTCTGGGGTTCGTGGCCCTCGGGGCCGGGGTGTCCCTGGCGGCGAACAGTGCCTTTGCCCTGGTTCGGCAAGATCGGCACTTGTTGAACGACTTTTTCGCCATGGCCGGGCTGGCGCTGACGGGAATCGCCGCTTACCTGGTGGGGCGGGGGAGTGTGGACGTCCGGGGCTGGATCTTTTGGGCCCTGTGCGTCGTGTATTTTTTCGGGACGGCGCTGTATGTGAAATCTTTGATTCGGGAGCGGCGCAATCGGAGGCTCAAGTGGGCGGCCAACGCATATAGCACGATGTTGGTTTTTGCGGCGCTGGCCTTGGGGTGGACGGCGGCGGTGGCCTGTCTCCCGGCGGCCGTTCGCGGTTGGGCGATTGCCCAAGATCGACCGCCCCAGGTGAAGACGATCGGTATTTTGGAAATCGGAGTATCGGTTTGGTTCGTGATCTGGATGACCGTGTGGCTGCGGAATTTTGGAGGTGTGTGA
- a CDS encoding MBL fold metallo-hydrolase, with amino-acid sequence MNAAIRPISLTTPFPVGAVNAFLLRDDPVTLVDVGPKLPDAWEGLADGLRRAGCEWRDIEYVVITHPHVDHHGLLSRVLDASGATALVHPDAERRVLSPRLAAESEAMYFEPFLTASGVPEEIRGLIAEHQRLLQEYVDGVDEVKTVEIGARLELGGREWRVLDTPGHSSGHLSLFDEEEGDLIAGDHLLPHISSNALLEAPRHPGGERARSLIVYMEALNMVAALPVKRVYPGHGEVFTGAAELVDRRLRGYERRCSQLLGWLGERPHTVFELVRRMFPRLSRGNWFLAVSEIVGHLDVLQARGQVGIEERRGLWYYRVEPGREVRSAAQSG; translated from the coding sequence GTGAATGCGGCCATTCGTCCGATTTCGTTGACCACACCGTTCCCGGTGGGAGCGGTGAATGCGTTTTTGTTGCGGGATGACCCCGTGACGTTGGTGGATGTGGGGCCGAAGCTCCCCGATGCGTGGGAAGGCCTGGCAGATGGCCTTCGCAGGGCGGGGTGCGAGTGGCGGGACATCGAGTACGTGGTCATCACGCATCCCCACGTGGATCATCACGGCTTATTATCCCGGGTGCTCGATGCGTCCGGGGCAACGGCTTTGGTTCACCCAGATGCCGAGAGGCGCGTGCTCAGCCCGCGCCTGGCTGCGGAAAGTGAGGCGATGTATTTTGAGCCGTTTCTCACCGCCAGTGGGGTGCCCGAGGAGATACGGGGGCTCATTGCCGAACATCAGCGATTGCTGCAGGAGTACGTGGATGGGGTGGATGAAGTCAAGACGGTAGAGATCGGGGCTCGGCTGGAACTGGGCGGGCGGGAATGGAGGGTGTTGGATACCCCGGGCCATTCGTCCGGACATTTGTCGTTGTTCGATGAAGAGGAAGGGGACCTGATCGCCGGGGACCACCTGTTGCCGCATATTTCGTCCAACGCCTTGTTGGAGGCCCCGCGGCATCCCGGGGGCGAGCGGGCCAGAAGCTTGATCGTATACATGGAAGCGCTGAATATGGTGGCCGCCTTACCGGTGAAACGGGTCTACCCCGGCCACGGTGAGGTGTTCACCGGAGCGGCGGAATTGGTGGATCGGCGGCTTCGGGGATATGAACGGCGGTGCAGCCAGTTGCTCGGCTGGTTGGGGGAGCGGCCGCACACGGTGTTTGAGCTGGTCAGACGCATGTTTCCCCGGTTGAGTCGGGGAAACTGGTTTCTGGCCGTGTCGGAGATCGTGGGCCATTTGGATGTCCTGCAAGCTCGGGGGCAGGTGGGGATCGAGGAACGGCGCGGGCTCTGGTATTATCGGGTGGAACCGGGTCGGGAGGTGCGATCTGCAGCTCAAAGCGGCTGA
- a CDS encoding holo-ACP synthase, with protein sequence MIVAVGVDVVEMGRIRESLRRRGNRLAERILGAAEKKQYAARRDPVAFLAGRFAAKEAVAKALGTGIGKVGFQEIEIAGGRGAPEVRLSGKAAEVAGERGIVKWHLSLSHGRETAVAFVVAEGVGHREAD encoded by the coding sequence TTGATCGTGGCTGTAGGTGTGGATGTGGTGGAGATGGGCCGCATCCGGGAGAGTCTGAGGAGGCGGGGGAACCGCCTGGCCGAGCGAATCCTGGGGGCGGCGGAGAAAAAGCAGTATGCGGCACGGCGGGACCCGGTTGCATTCTTGGCGGGGCGCTTTGCCGCGAAGGAGGCGGTGGCAAAAGCGCTTGGAACGGGGATCGGGAAGGTGGGATTTCAAGAGATCGAGATTGCGGGGGGCCGGGGGGCCCCCGAAGTGCGACTGTCCGGGAAGGCGGCGGAGGTGGCGGGGGAGCGTGGGATTGTCAAATGGCACCTGTCCCTTTCCCACGGCAGGGAGACGGCGGTGGCGTTTGTTGTAGCAGAAGGTGTGGGACATCGGGAAGCAGACTGA
- a CDS encoding NAD(P)H-hydrate dehydratase encodes MEAAGMAAEEDRWPRLPRMEERSKPIDWSPLRAAGSGCPVWRRGALASLYISADRDEYTCDAEGNAVYLVSNAEMRRLDRYTIEEVGIPAIVLMENAAAGVAEWAAELTPEGGRIVVAAGRGNNGGDGLAAARRLASRGFSVDVWLGTSPDRLTGEAAIQWRALQHWPVNVHVDDGSSDWRELWEGADLIVDALLGTGLSRPVDIRLGRVIDGINASNRPVLAVDLPSGLDGDTGRIMGTAIRARWTLCLGWAKRGLVMGEGPRCAGAWRVWDIGLAPEGPERLGANRVRLIQEEEVRTWMPRRPYDANKGHYGHLLVMAGHGRMWGAALMSAVSAYRAGAGLVTVAVRGDAVPPWLGIHPELMTAFWNLPEEAPALVEGKQALVVGPGLVRFDGDVPWLKALLGKVRCAVVDAGALEIWKEAIEGGWRPAARVVVTPHPKEMARLTGLDTAEVQADRIEVARRVARSCGCTVVLKGAYTVVAGEDEEVWVNPTGNPGMATGGTGDVLAGVIGSLLAQGLPPGRAAAAGVYLHGLAGDLAAQAEGLASMVATDVIAQLGPAIRQVVERG; translated from the coding sequence ATGGAAGCGGCGGGGATGGCCGCAGAGGAAGATAGATGGCCGCGGTTGCCCCGTATGGAGGAGAGGAGCAAGCCGATCGACTGGAGCCCGCTTCGGGCGGCGGGTAGTGGTTGTCCCGTATGGAGGAGAGGAGCCCTGGCATCCTTGTACATAAGTGCGGACCGGGACGAATATACCTGTGATGCGGAGGGAAACGCCGTGTATCTGGTCTCGAATGCGGAGATGCGCAGGTTGGACCGCTATACCATCGAGGAGGTGGGGATTCCCGCCATCGTGCTGATGGAGAATGCCGCTGCGGGTGTGGCGGAGTGGGCTGCGGAATTGACGCCTGAGGGCGGGCGCATTGTGGTTGCGGCGGGCAGAGGAAACAACGGCGGCGACGGACTGGCGGCCGCCCGGAGATTGGCTTCCCGGGGATTTTCTGTCGACGTGTGGCTGGGCACATCCCCAGACCGCTTGACGGGGGAGGCGGCGATCCAATGGCGGGCGCTGCAACACTGGCCGGTCAACGTCCACGTGGATGATGGGAGTTCCGATTGGCGCGAACTGTGGGAGGGGGCCGATCTGATCGTGGACGCCCTCCTGGGCACGGGCCTGTCGCGTCCTGTGGATATCCGTTTGGGCAGGGTGATCGACGGGATCAATGCGTCAAACCGCCCGGTGCTTGCCGTGGATCTGCCCAGTGGTCTGGACGGGGATACGGGTCGAATCATGGGGACAGCCATCCGGGCCAGGTGGACGCTGTGTCTCGGTTGGGCAAAACGGGGGTTGGTGATGGGAGAGGGCCCCCGGTGTGCGGGGGCCTGGAGGGTATGGGATATTGGTCTCGCCCCGGAGGGCCCGGAGCGGCTGGGAGCGAACCGGGTTCGACTGATTCAAGAGGAAGAGGTTCGGACGTGGATGCCGAGACGGCCGTATGACGCGAATAAAGGTCACTATGGCCATCTTTTGGTGATGGCCGGGCACGGGCGCATGTGGGGGGCCGCCCTGATGAGCGCCGTATCCGCTTATCGGGCGGGAGCGGGCCTGGTCACCGTCGCAGTTCGCGGGGATGCAGTCCCGCCGTGGCTCGGGATTCATCCGGAATTGATGACCGCTTTTTGGAATCTCCCCGAAGAGGCGCCGGCCTTAGTGGAAGGCAAGCAAGCTTTGGTGGTCGGGCCGGGTTTGGTGAGATTTGACGGGGATGTGCCCTGGCTGAAGGCGCTTCTGGGCAAGGTTCGGTGTGCCGTGGTGGACGCCGGGGCGTTGGAAATATGGAAGGAAGCGATCGAAGGTGGTTGGCGTCCCGCCGCCCGGGTGGTGGTGACCCCACATCCCAAGGAGATGGCGAGGCTCACGGGATTGGACACCGCGGAAGTGCAGGCAGACCGGATCGAAGTCGCCCGCCGGGTGGCGCGAAGCTGCGGGTGTACGGTGGTGCTCAAGGGCGCCTATACGGTAGTCGCAGGGGAAGACGAAGAGGTGTGGGTAAACCCCACGGGGAATCCCGGCATGGCCACGGGCGGCACCGGGGATGTGCTGGCCGGGGTGATCGGGTCACTTCTCGCTCAAGGATTGCCGCCGGGCCGGGCAGCGGCAGCCGGGGTATACCTTCACGGGTTGGCCGGCGATCTCGCGGCCCAGGCCGAAGGGCTGGCGTCCATGGTGGCGACCGACGTGATCGCCCAGTTGGGGCCGGCGATTCGACAGGTTGTCGAAAGAGGGTGA